DNA from Terriglobales bacterium:
GCTGGGGGCACAGCGCGAGTGCCGCACGCTGCGCCTGCTGCGCTCCTGGCGCATGGAGCAACGCCTGCTGCCAGCGCGAGGGGCGTAACGCCGTGGGCGAGCTGCGTGCGATCCCGCTCCGCGGCCTCGGCGAGATTCGTCCCGGCGACGACCTGGTCCCAGCCCTGCTGCGCGCTTTGCGCGCCAGCCGGCAGACACTTGAACGCGGCGACATCCTGGTGGTCACGCACAAAATCGTCTCCAAGGCGGAGGGACAGATCGTTCGCCTGGCGGATGTGCGGCCATCGCGGGTGGCGCGACGTTGGGCCCGCAAGCACGGCAGCGATGCACGGGTGGTGGAGCTGGCTCTGGCCCAGGCCCGCCGTGTCGTGCGAATGCAGCGCGGCGTCCTCATCACGCAGACCCGCCACGGATTGGTTTGCGCCAATAGCGGAGTGGATCTCTCGAATGTTGATGGCGGAAAGAGCGCGGTCCTGCTGCCGGTCGATCCGGATCGCTCCGCCGAGCGGCTCCATCGCGCGCTCCGCGCACGCCTCGGGCTGCACGTGCCAGTGATCATCACGGACAGTTTTGGCAGGCCTTGGCGCCGGGGACTGACCGAGGTGGCTATCGGCACGGCGGGGCTGAAGGTTTTCCGCGACTTTCGCGGGCGGCGCGACGCTGCGGGATACAAGTTGCGAGCCACGCTGGAAGCAGTGGCCGATGAACTGGCCGGGATGGCCGGACTGGCAGCCGGGAAGCTCTCCCGCACGCCCGCGTGTATCATTCGGGGGTTCCGCTCCGAGCGGGGTAAAGGGCGGGCGCGCGACCTGGTGCGTCCCGCTGCCGAGGACCTGTTCCGTTGAACGGGATATGAAACGGGCACTAAGCAACGTCGAGCTGGAGAACTTCTTCGCGGCGGATTGGCGGAGAGTGGCACCGCGCATGAGTCACGAGGTGCGGTCTTCCATCGAGAAGCTGGAGGACGCGCTCGACGGCGGCGTGCTCACTCGCGAGGAATGTCTGCGACTAGCCCAGGCTGAGGGCGATGATCTTATCGGGCTGCTGCTGGCCGCCGACCGGCTGCGCCGAACGCTCGTCGGCGACACGGTAACCTACGTCGTCAATCGCAACATCAACTTCACCAACATCTGCTTCGTGGGATGCAAGTTCTGCGCCTTCGCCACCGGGCCACGCCAGCCGGACGCCTATTTTCTCTCCCTCGCGGAGGTTGAGCGCAAAACGCTCGAGGCCGCCGTACGTGGCGCGACGGAAGTCTGCATCCAGGGCGGCCTGCCGCGCGAACTGCCCGTGTTCTACTACCGCGACATCCTGCGCGCGGTAAAGCGCGCCGTCCCCGCCATGCACGCCCATGCGTTCTCGCCTATGGAGATGGTGTACGGAGTGGAGCTCACCGGCATGCCGCTCCGCGAGTACCTGATGATGCTGAAGGGCAGCGGCCTCGATACGCTGCCGGGAACGGCTGCGGAAATCCTCGACGACGACGTCCGCCATGTGCTCTCCCGCAACAAGCTCAGAGTGGCCCAGTGGCGCGAAGTGATCACCACGGCGCACCGCTGCGGCATCCGCTCGACTTCGACGCTGATGTACGGCCACCTGGAAACTCCGGCGCACTGGGTGAACCAGTTGCTGTTGCTGCGAGAGATCCAGGCGGAAACCGGCGGTTTCACCGAGTTTGTGCCGCTCGGCTTCGTGCACCAGAACACGCTGCTGTTCCACCAGGGGTTGTCGCGCCCCGGCCCCACTCTTGCCGAGCATCTGAAAATCCACGCTCTGGCCCGCCTGCTGCTGGCCGGCTCGATTGAGAACATCCAGGTGTCGTGGGTCAAGCTGGATCGCGCGGTGGCACAACTCTGCCTGCGGGCTGGCGCCAACGACTACGGAGGCACGCTGATGGAGGAAAACATCTCGCGCCTGGCCGGCTCCACCTCCGGCCAGTTTGTCAGCCCCGAGGAGTTCCAGCAGCGCATCCGTGAGCTCGACCGCGTCCCGGCGGAACGGAACACGGTCTACACGCGCTTGCGCTATACGGGTGGGGACGGCGCATGGCAGGAAGCCGGCGCCCGGAGGATCGCGTGAGCCGCATCGCCATTGTGGGCGGCACGGGTCCGGAGGGCCGTGGCCTCGCGCTGCGCTGGGCTCGTTCGGGCGAGAGCGTCGTCATCGGCTCACGGGACGCCGAGCGCGCCAAGGCCAAGGCTGCCGAGGTCGCCGGCAAGGCGGCAGGCGGCACGATCGAGGGCATGGAAAACTCTGCCGCTGTCGCCGCGGCTGACGTTGTGGTCATCACGGTGCCGTTCGAAGCCCAGGCCAGCACACTCAAGCAGCTCAAGCCGGCATTTCGGAGCGGCACCGTCGTGATCGACTGCACGGTCCCGCTGGCCGCAGCCATTGGCGGACGCCCTTCGCGCGTCCTGGGCGTCTGGCAGGGCTCGGCGGCGCAGCAGGCAGCCGAACTTTTGCCCGAGGGTGTCGCCGTCGCTGCCGCCTTCCACAACGTCTCCGCGGAGCTGCTGGAAGGCGCTGGCGACGTGGATGCTGACGTCATCGTGTGCAGCGACGACCCCCGCGCCCGCCAGGTAGCCATGGACCTCGCCGGGAAGATCCCCGGAGTGAGGGCCGTGGATGGCGGCCGGCTGGAGAACGCCCGCATCGTCGAGCAGCTCACCGCGCTGCTCATCACCATCAACACACGCTACAAGGTGCACACTGCGGCCATTCGCATCACCGGCCTGCCACCCACGGGGCCGTCCTAGCGCGGCAAGTTCATCCCCTCCGCCAGGATGCTGACAATCGGCCCTTCACCGGCATGCAGAGCCGCCCGCCGTTCGTGTTTGGCCCGAGCGCGATAGACGAACTCATGCCCTTCCTTTTCGCCCGGGAAGAACCACTCCCGGATGCGCTCGGGAGAGTGAGCCATGGGTTCATACAGATCCACCTCGGCGTTATCGGTGGCGTGGGCGCGCTCCACCGGCTCCACCAGGAACCAGCCGTAGTTCTGAGTGCGGTCGCGAGCCCAAACCCTCATCAGCGCAGGACCGTCGGAGTCCACGTAGTATTGGAACTCGTACACGCCCGGACTCAGTACCTTGCCGGGGATCTCAACCGGAGCGTTGGTCGTAACAACCAGCCTGCGTCCGTCCGCACGCACTTGCGGCAGGCAGAAGAGGCTGAACAGCACAGACACACATAGTGCGAACATTTTCCGATTCATATTTCCTTTCCTCCGTCAGCACACGGGCTGACTCGTTTGCAAGAACTGGGTGGTCCTCGTTTGCAGTGGGCATCAACAACTCACACACCGGAAACGGGACAGGTGTTGAGCGGACTGAAGAATCAGGCGGACGGAGGCGAGCGGGCGTCGATCCGGTCGAACGCCAGCCCTTGCCAGGCTAGCGGAGCATGAATTTCCTGAGGTTGGAAGACGGGCAGCGGAACATTCAGCGCACAGGGGGCCGCGGTCAGCGCAGCGTCCAGTTCGGCCTTACCCACCGCGGCGGCTACTTCGTAGTAGTCCGGCGCATCAAACGAGCGGCCGGCGGAAGGCAGCACCACAAGCACTGCTCCCGGCGCCAGCGACCAGATCAGAAGCGCCAGGATGACCACACAGCTCTGTGCCTTGAGGCCTCGGTGCATGCTCTCTGTCACTCTTCCCTTGGGATGCCCGGGCCACGGCCTAGCGTTGCCTTCGCGAGTGGCGCGGCAGGGACTAGAATCTCTGCTTCCGATCGTGCGGGAGGTGTCGCATGCCGAAAGCGAAGCAGATCACGGTCTGGGTAGCCGACCGCCCGGGCGTGCTGGGCGATGTGGCCGCCACCTTGGGCGAGAAGAAGATCAATATCGAGGCGTTTCTGGCGCACGTCACGGGTGACGAGGGCGCCATCCGGCTTATCGTGGACAAGCCGGCTGCGGCGAAAAAAGCGCTGACCGGCCGCGGCTGGCGCGTTACCGAAGAAGAAATCGTCAGAGTAGCGCTGGTGGACAAGCCGGGCACGCTGGGCCGCACCGCAGAAAAGTGGGCCGCGCGGGAATCAACATCCGCTATGGCTACACGGGCAGCGCGAAAGGTAGGAAGGTGAACGCATACTTGGCCGTTGCCAATGTGACAGCGGCACTGAAGGCGCTGCGCTGAGATCAGACCGGCGGGCTGTCGTGGGCGTCGAAGACCTCGGCGGCCTCGCGCTCCAGGTCCACGCCGGGCAGCTTCTCCAGCAGGCGCACACAGCGGTTCCAGCGCAACAGGGCGTCGTCGTTGCCGGCGGGCCGGATCTTCTCCGCTTCGTCGAAGCGGCGCATGGCTTCCTCGAACAGCGGCAGTACGCTTTGCACCGGACGTCCGGCGCTGAGCTGAGCCTTGGCGCGCCGCTCATAGAGCAACCCCGTGTAGTAAAGGCGCTCGTAAGGGCTGGTCAGGCTCTCCAGCACGGCTTCGGCCTCGCCGACGCGGTCCGACGGCTCCCCGGTGAACTGGTCGGTGATGCACATCCCCAGAAGCCGGATGGCAGCCTGGTTTTCAGGCTCAATCGCCAGGATGTCCCGGCAGATGGATTCCGCCTCCTCCGGCTCGTTCAGGTAGCGATACAGCTCCACTTTCTCCAAAGCCTCGGGGATGCCATTGTGTGAGATGGGCTTGAGTACCAATTCCATACGCGACTCCTGTTCCACAATTCAAAATGCAAAAGGACAAATGAAAAATAGGCTGCGCCTTCGGTTTTCCGGGCCAGGCTTTGATCGACTCGACGTTTATTCATTCTTCATTCTGCATTTCGCATTTCATTCAAATTGCCAGCAGTAAGTATGCCGCAATCACGGTGCCGGCGATGGCTCCACCGTAGCAGCCCGCGAAAATGACTTCCGTCAGGTGCTTGATCTGCAAACCGTCGTAGAGCGTGTAACGGAAGCGATGCGCCCAGTGGAACAGCGGCAAGGAACACAG
Protein-coding regions in this window:
- the cofE gene encoding coenzyme F420-0:L-glutamate ligase, coding for MGELRAIPLRGLGEIRPGDDLVPALLRALRASRQTLERGDILVVTHKIVSKAEGQIVRLADVRPSRVARRWARKHGSDARVVELALAQARRVVRMQRGVLITQTRHGLVCANSGVDLSNVDGGKSAVLLPVDPDRSAERLHRALRARLGLHVPVIITDSFGRPWRRGLTEVAIGTAGLKVFRDFRGRRDAAGYKLRATLEAVADELAGMAGLAAGKLSRTPACIIRGFRSERGKGRARDLVRPAAEDLFR
- the cofH gene encoding 5-amino-6-(D-ribitylamino)uracil--L-tyrosine 4-hydroxyphenyl transferase CofH, encoding MKRALSNVELENFFAADWRRVAPRMSHEVRSSIEKLEDALDGGVLTREECLRLAQAEGDDLIGLLLAADRLRRTLVGDTVTYVVNRNINFTNICFVGCKFCAFATGPRQPDAYFLSLAEVERKTLEAAVRGATEVCIQGGLPRELPVFYYRDILRAVKRAVPAMHAHAFSPMEMVYGVELTGMPLREYLMMLKGSGLDTLPGTAAEILDDDVRHVLSRNKLRVAQWREVITTAHRCGIRSTSTLMYGHLETPAHWVNQLLLLREIQAETGGFTEFVPLGFVHQNTLLFHQGLSRPGPTLAEHLKIHALARLLLAGSIENIQVSWVKLDRAVAQLCLRAGANDYGGTLMEENISRLAGSTSGQFVSPEEFQQRIRELDRVPAERNTVYTRLRYTGGDGAWQEAGARRIA
- the npdG gene encoding NADPH-dependent F420 reductase, with amino-acid sequence MSRIAIVGGTGPEGRGLALRWARSGESVVIGSRDAERAKAKAAEVAGKAAGGTIEGMENSAAVAAADVVVITVPFEAQASTLKQLKPAFRSGTVVIDCTVPLAAAIGGRPSRVLGVWQGSAAQQAAELLPEGVAVAAAFHNVSAELLEGAGDVDADVIVCSDDPRARQVAMDLAGKIPGVRAVDGGRLENARIVEQLTALLITINTRYKVHTAAIRITGLPPTGPS
- a CDS encoding ACT domain-containing protein, which encodes MPKAKQITVWVADRPGVLGDVAATLGEKKINIEAFLAHVTGDEGAIRLIVDKPAAAKKALTGRGWRVTEEEIVRVALVDKPGTLGRTAEKWAARESTSAMATRAARKVGR